The Hydractinia symbiolongicarpus strain clone_291-10 chromosome 2, HSymV2.1, whole genome shotgun sequence genomic sequence CCACCAATGTCTGCAAGAAGATTCACAATACCATAGACCTCTTCATCTTCCCAAATTTCAGTTTCCATAGTTTCATAGTAGAAAGTAACTTTTAAGTAGTCATCatctttttctatttcttcatcctTGCTTGATTTACTATGtacatattctttttctttatatttaatatttgggtattttttcatggaaatttgTGTTTTGTATTGAATCTCGTCACACGGAGCAGTGCACTTTTTCATACATTTGTTGTCAGCTGCTGTGAGATTTTTCTTGCGTCCAGATGTGCACAACCGTTCACTTTCGGACGTGCATGTTTTGTTTTTCGATACAGTTTTAGGCAAATAGTATTCAATACAACCACAATGATCAAATTGTTTTTCCGTTAAACACAAGTATTTGCAAAGTTCTTTGCTGTATTTTGTTAATACGTTTTGTGTGACAGGATTTCGTAGATTAGTCTTATGGTGCTTTTTGcaactttcattttttaaaggGTCCACATGTATTATGTTTCTCTTTCTTAACCCTACAAAATATGAGAAGCCTGGCGACAAGCTGTGTCCTTGAGCATAAGGGGAGTATAGTCTTCCTTGATCTCCAATGTAAAACCGAATGCCAGCGGCATCAGTGACATCGGAGTTATATTGGGATTGATTTATAAAGAGAGTTAAACTCAATGCATTATCAGGACCCGGGCTGCTGACAGTTAAGATATCTTTTGCTGTACCATTTTGTGAGAAACCAGAGTTGAACACATGGCAAGCGCCATATTTCCAATGCCAGAATCTGTTCCAGTGACCTTTAGCATGCCCTGATGAGCACTCTTTAAAATTCCACTGACAAGACACAACCATTTCGTTTAAACTTGTGCCATGTTCAAACAACTCGTCTTCATCAAGAAGTACAAGTGCATCAATAGATGATGTGTACTTCTTCCTGAATTCTGTTTGTGTGAAATACTCATCCCATGTTGTCAAGAATACATTCTCATAAGATTTAGGTGTGCTATTTCCATAATCAATGTTATAGCTAGAGTAATATTGTGTGCtgtttttttcaacattttgagttgaattctttttttatttaacaactTATTTAGACTCTCcagtttttccatttttattgcattttcATTGCAGAAAACAATAACAGGGAAATGAGTTGATGATTCATCCTGAAGATAGATCTTTGTGCTTATCGGTTTTCTTGCATACTGTTGCACTAGCGGTGTTATTTGGAAGTATAACGCTATATGACAAGCGAGCAAActtaaaatccaaaataattTTACTGGTACATTTTGTGTCAGTGTTATTTGACCAAATCCATGTGCTGTAGTATTCGACGCAAAATTTGTAAACAGTTGTTGGTAGTTTATTtcatctttgttttcttttattgtgTGTGGTGattcaactttgtttttttcttcccCTTTCATGTTGTCGTTCTCTGTCTTCATCATGCAATAATTTCTGTTTGTTTCGATTTAATATTGGCAATTTTTTTCAGTCAAGTcaacaaacttttttatcaaatttatgtcTTAACCGGTGAAATTACTTTGTATGTGATGTTATAGTAAAGAGAGGTGTACAATAAACTACCATCTCCTTTACAATCGTTCTCTTCATTTGTAATggtttttatttctaaagatATTCTTTGATCTGTTTTACTACTTTTGCATCAGTATCCAAAATTAGTTGATTCCAGCAGCATTGTCTTTTGAACTTATTCTTTATGTGTATGTTATTGTAAGTGAACTTAAAATTTCAATAAAGTTTACGAAGTACCGCTACATTTGTAGTGACCATTAATGCAATAATCTCACATTTTTATAATCACAAAAAACAACTTTGACTGTGttggttaaattaaattttagtggCAGGCCACATCCACACTTACTCACCGAAATAAATCTTTTGATATAGAAGttcaaaaagttcaaaataaaattaattggaaaggaaaaaatatgttttcacaGTAGGGAGTGTCCAAAAACTCCGTTCATATCCTTTGGTTAATGTCATGCAAATGCAGCGATTCGCAGGTGATAGGGTGTACATTTGTATTGCGTAGAATCTCTATGCAAGaagaaaatcttttcatttttccatattttttttgcGTGTTGTTCACCACTGTTCGGCACGTGTTCATTAAAATGTGATCTTTATCTCAGCAATTCTTCTTTTAACACTTTGCACAAGACCTCAGGACATTTTGAGATTAAAATATGCTATGGTTTAAAATACAAATGGAAGTACATTCcccataatatattttttatatattttcagtaCGTTACTCTTTATCTGTGAAAACTTCGAAATCATTAACTAAATTTTGATGGAAActattatttgaattttttaaataattatggaTATGATAGCTGGAAGAATTCCTGGCAGAAAATGgatttcaaaactttaaaatttagggAGAGATTAACTCTATTCGGTCCGCGCCCTTTGTGTCTATTAGATACCTGAATGCTAAAGTTCTAGGTCCCATA encodes the following:
- the LOC130630009 gene encoding acid-sensing ion channel 1C-like, coding for MKTENDNMKGEEKNKVESPHTIKENKDEINYQQLFTNFASNTTAHGFGQITLTQNVPVKLFWILSLLACHIALYFQITPLVQHYNIDYGNSTPKSYENVFLTTWDEYFTQTEFRKKYTSSIDALVLLDEDELFEHGTSLNEMVVSCQWNFKECSSGHAKGHWNRFWHWKYGACHVFNSGFSQNGTAKDILTVSSPGPDNALSLTLFINQSQYNSDVTDAAGIRFYIGDQGRLYSPYAQGHSLSPGFSYFVGLRKRNIIHVDPLKNESCKKHHKTNLRNPVTQNVLTKYSKELCKYLCLTEKQFDHCGCIEYYLPKTVSKNKTCTSESERLCTSGRKKNLTAADNKCMKKCTAPCDEIQYKTQISMKKYPNIKYKEKEYVHSKSSKDEEIEKDDDYLKVTFYYETMETEIWEDEEVYGIVNLLADIGGQLGLFSGYSVLTIIEFLFFLFYVAAHTVYFIIPGRRARQN